TGTCGTCGGCGGCGGTGTTGCCGGATGCAATGCGGCCATTGCGGCGGCGCGCGGCGGCGCAAAAGTGGCCCTGATTCAGGATCGTCCGATGGTGGGCGGAAACAACAGTGCGGAAATGGGCGTGCCGGTTTCCGGCGGTTCGAGTCTTGGAAAAGGGCGTGAAACCGGATTGAACGAAGAGATCGGCCGGATTCATTCCTACAATTTTCTGAGCAAGTGGGCCACCGGGGCTGAGCGGGTGATTGCTGATGAACCGAATATTACGCTGTTCCTCAATGAGCATGTTTTTGAAGCCGAAACGGACAAGGACAACCATATCAAGGCGGTGAAATCGTTTGATATGATCGACGGGCAGCATACCCGCTATACCGCCGATCTGTTTGCCGACTGCACGGGTGACGGCTGGCTGGGCTATTATGCCGGAGCGGACTGGATGCTCGGGCGTGAATCGAAAGAACAGTTCGGCGAAATGAATGCCAAGGATATTGCCGACAATGTCACCATGAGCGGATCACTGATGCAAAATTCGATTCTGGGTTATCAGGCCATTGATACCGGTAAACCATATACGTTTGAAGGGGAAGACTGGTTCTACGATCTTCGGATGAATGAAGAGGGTTATGTGAACCAGCGTCCGCGGTATGAAAGCGGAATCCGTGCCGGAAACTGGTGGACGGAAAATCATGGTCGCAACGATGATCTGTGGGATCCGGAATGGACGCGGGATGATCTGATTCTGGTCAGTCTCTCCTATTACCACTGGATCAAGAATTATTCGCCGCTGGCTGAAAAAGCGAAAAACTATCAGCTGCGGTATATTCCCGTCACCAACGCGAAGCGTGAAACGCGCCGTCTGGTGGGGGATGTGATTGTGACGGAACACGATATACTCAACCGTAAAGTGTTCCCGGACCGTGTGGGTTATTTTGTCTGGAAGCTGGATGTGCATCATCCGCTGGGCATCTTTTCGCCGGGCAGCCCGTATGACTATGAAAACAACATCTCTCCGGCAAGTATTCCGATGCGGATGCTCTATTCCAAAGATGTGCCGAATCTGTTTATGGCCGGGCGCCATGTTTCGGTCACACACGTTGCACTGGGTTCCGCACGGGTTCAGGGTACGACCGGTATGATGGGGCAGGCGGTCGGCGCGGCGGCGGCGATGTGTCTGAATTATGAGACCACCCCGCGGGGCATTGTGCAAAATCATATGTCGGAACTGCAGCAGCAATTGTTGAAGGATGATGTGACCATTCCGCATCTGCGCAATGAAGATCCGGATGACCTGGCGCTGATGGCCAATGTGAAGGCGTCCAGTCATAAGTCATTGGAAGACGGCGTGCAGAATGTGATCAACGGCCTGACCCGTCCGATGGATGAGAATATGGAAATGTGGATCGGAAAAGTGCCGAACAATATGTGGATTTCCGATCCGAAACAGGCTATGCCGCAGTGGGTGGAACTTGATTTCGGGGGAAAAAAGAAGGTGAACTCGGTTTATCTTACGTTTGATACCAACCTGAAGGTTAAACGGTACACCAGCTGGGAGCAGAAACCGGAAGAACGCATGCCGCCGGAATGTGTACGTGATTACCAGGTGCAGGTGCAGAAAAACGGAAAATGGGAAACGGTGGCGGATGTGACGAACAATTATCAGCGCCGGCGAGTGCATCATTTCCAAACATTGGAAACGTCCAAAGTACGGATTCTGATCACGGCAACCAACGGCGATCATTCAGCACGTATTTATGAAATCCGTGCGTATAACGAATAGTTCTGTTTTCGTATAAGTCGGATAGAACCGATGCCCCTCGCTGTTTCCATGCAAGCGCGGGGCTTTTTTATTTCCTGATTTTTTCTACCTAATCTCGAACCCGGCCTGAAATGAATGAAAGTGAATGCCGCAAAAGCGAAGCGAATGATGACTGAACAAGAAAAGATTGAATATCTGCTGAAAGCGGTCGGTTACGGTTATGCGCGGGCAGTGCGCTGTGGCTATGGACAATGGCGGATATTGAAATGCTGACCAAAGACCATGCCGGTTTTTATGAATATAGAATGGTTATCTTGACAGGTGTTGATAAAGCGATTAACTCTTCTGTAGAGGGGTTTCGATGAAAAGAAATGTTATGATGAACCGCGGTGTGGCTAAAGGGGCTCCGAGTGGATTGCTAATCAGCGTGCTGGTCCATGCCGCCGCCTTTCTGCTGGCTGGAATGTTCGTTGTGTTTACCGTGGTCAACAAATCGGAAAAAAAGTTTGTTCCTCCGAAGCCGATCGATCGCCCTAAAATGAAGCTCAGGAAGCCGAAGGTGAAGATTAAGAAGAGCGCTATGCCGAAGTCGACGACCCGCATCGTCACTAAGGTCAAACGTGCGAGTATGCCTGATATCCAGTTGCCGGAGATGAGCGGAACCATGGGGAATATCGACGGTAGTATCGGCGGATTTGAAATTATGCCTGATCTCGCCGAAATCTCAACATTTGGCAGCAGTCAAACGATCGGAAATGATTTCGTCGGGACGTTCTATGATACCAAACGTGATCGCCGCGGAAAGGATTTGCCGGAGAAAAGCCGTGAAGCGTTTATCGGCATTCTGGAGCAGTTCCTTAAGAAGGGGTTCAGAAAGTCTCTTTTAAGTCCATATTACAAATCCCCTAAGAAGCTCTATACAACTACATTTGCGATGCCGCCTGATTTGTCGCTCATGGCGCCTCAGGCCTTTGGTGAAGATGATACGGTCGGATATTTCTGGCTTGCGCATTACGAAGGAAAACTTGTTTATCCGGAGGATATCACCTTTCGTTTCTGGGGGGCCGGGGATGATGTTCTTGCGGTCAGGGTGGATGGTGAATATGTCCTGCTCTCTGTGGCCTGGTCGAATAACGGTGCAGATGCATTGAAGAATATCTGGCGATCCAGATCGGCGGATTCCGGCAAGTATCCTTTGGGGAATAAAGGAGCTGTTGTGGGAGACTGGATCACCTTGAAAGCTGGTGAGCCATTGGACATGGAGGTTGTTATTGCTGAAATTCCTGGCGGTAATTTTCAGGCGTTACTCTGTGTCGAGGTGCAGGGGGTGGACTATCCGCGTAATCCTTTCAGAAATGGTCCAACGCTGCCCATTTTCAAAACGGAAGAACCAACACTGGATTTGATGGAGGCTATTCATGCCTCCACTCATGAAGGAGATCTAAGCGTTACGAACGGGCCGATATTCCGCGATTATATATCCGCGCCGAGAAAAATAACCATCCCCGAGATTGTATCAGGTTCCGTTGAGCCGGAGGAACCGCCGAAACAAGATCAGTTACGCACTTGGACCGTTGATGGAGGAGCGCCGATTGAGGCTGAACTGGTTATGGGCATAGGCGATCTGG
The Pontiella agarivorans DNA segment above includes these coding regions:
- a CDS encoding FAD-dependent oxidoreductase; the encoded protein is MKKTVLTLCASLGWSAMLSAAAEKPLANWRFDDGVGNTVADSSGHGNSGKIGEIKWVMGAVNSAGQLGYQAGVQIAHDPSLLPDKSFSVQAWIKPWAPKYDQHPNIVRKNGSYVFKLAPSKSLALVLWLNGEKKTFESKHKEWPNGKWQHVAATYDGKKVCLYVNGGLDSTFPASGIISGSASDCFIGAQNKQFFFNGTLDEVRLDGVALSSRDIAESSYKGRLEMARRDNRFTDFYEKIQKRSGETQVPGTLWIDAEDFSDYGGWWMDTQFVPQMGSPFLMAAGIGTPVENAKTTIKVPESGTYRLWVRNKNWYGNRYAPGQFAVSINGKKSETTFGTREQRAWVWQDGGTFELKKGETALELEDLTGWYGRCDALLLTKDLEFYPKQEQKDYLPMREKFVGTIPVKDAGHFDFIVVGGGVAGCNAAIAAARGGAKVALIQDRPMVGGNNSAEMGVPVSGGSSLGKGRETGLNEEIGRIHSYNFLSKWATGAERVIADEPNITLFLNEHVFEAETDKDNHIKAVKSFDMIDGQHTRYTADLFADCTGDGWLGYYAGADWMLGRESKEQFGEMNAKDIADNVTMSGSLMQNSILGYQAIDTGKPYTFEGEDWFYDLRMNEEGYVNQRPRYESGIRAGNWWTENHGRNDDLWDPEWTRDDLILVSLSYYHWIKNYSPLAEKAKNYQLRYIPVTNAKRETRRLVGDVIVTEHDILNRKVFPDRVGYFVWKLDVHHPLGIFSPGSPYDYENNISPASIPMRMLYSKDVPNLFMAGRHVSVTHVALGSARVQGTTGMMGQAVGAAAAMCLNYETTPRGIVQNHMSELQQQLLKDDVTIPHLRNEDPDDLALMANVKASSHKSLEDGVQNVINGLTRPMDENMEMWIGKVPNNMWISDPKQAMPQWVELDFGGKKKVNSVYLTFDTNLKVKRYTSWEQKPEERMPPECVRDYQVQVQKNGKWETVADVTNNYQRRRVHHFQTLETSKVRILITATNGDHSARIYEIRAYNE